The following proteins come from a genomic window of Trifolium pratense cultivar HEN17-A07 linkage group LG4, ARS_RC_1.1, whole genome shotgun sequence:
- the LOC123921912 gene encoding cytochrome b561 and DOMON domain-containing protein At3g25290-like — MSSTTLITIMILVIFFFANIDVIASEPCTERFTKLIKQRNITKCKTLRTLGAEFGWNYYNITNSTTTLEILFGACFYSRQGWIAWGVNPGKRAEMIGTKAIIGIKSHDFATANSHLTVATYDITKETKGGCSLLPTNDSGLNVSHMVIQNQGSDFYTIYARLVLPSDKYNISRLNHVWQIGNVIDGRPLNHPTTLHNVDSTETIDLTSPRGASMGQYRSFLRTVHGVLNIIGWGTLLPIGVIVPRYFRVYPFKRDPWWFYVHIGCQLTGFLVGTAGWVIGLVIGHSSKYYIFHAHRDFGILIFTFSTIQMLAFRLKPKATDDYRKYWNMYHHFLGYGLLAIIFINIFKGINILHGGESWRWSYIGILICLGAFAFTLEIFTWIKFIMVKWHNHNNNRANQQNKD, encoded by the exons ATGTCATCTACTACCTTAATAACCATTATGATATTAGTCATTTTCTTCTTTGCAAATATTGATGTCATAGCTTCTGAACCATGCACCGAAAGATTCACGAAACTCATCAAACAAAGAAACATAACAAAATGCAAAACATTACGAACTCTAGGAGCCGAATTCGGTTGGAACTATTACAACATCACAAATTCAACAACCACACTTGAAATCTTATTTGGTGCATGTTTTTATTCAAGACAAGGGTGGATAGCATGGGGGGTGAATCCAGGAAAAAGGGCTGAAATGATTGGAACAAAAGCAATCATAGGAATTAAAAGCCATGATTTTGCTACGGCTAATTCACATTTGACAGTGGCCACTTATGATATTACTAAAGAAACTAAAGGTGGTTGTAGTCTTTTACCTACCAATGATTCGGGACTTAATGTGTCACATATGGTGATTCAAAATCAAGGGTCAgatttttatactatatatgcTAGATTGGTTCTGCCTTCTGATAAATATAACATATCAAGGTTGAACCATGTTTGGCAAATTGGAAATGTTATTGATGGAAGACCTTTGAATCATCCAACAACTCTTCACAATGTAGATAGTACTGAGACTATAGACTTGACTTCTCCCCGTGGTGCGAGCATGGGACAGTACCGAAGTTTTCTTCGAACG GTACATGGAGTTCTAAACATTATAGGGTGGGGAACATTGTTACCAATTGGAGTAATAGTCCCAAGATACTTTAGAGTGTATCCTTTCAAACGTGACCCATGGTGGTTTTATGTGCATATTGGTTGCCAATTAACTGGTTTTCTCGTTGGTACTGCTGGTTGGGTTATTGGTTTGGTTATTGGACACTCTTCTAAGTACTACATCTTCCACGCTCATAGAGACTTTGGCAttcttattttcacttttaGTACAATCCAG ATGTTGGCTTTTAGGCTAAAACCAAAGGCAACAGATGATTACCGGAAATATTGGAACATGTATCATCATTTTCTTGGATATGGATTACTAGCTATCATATTCATAAACATATTTAAAGGAATTAACATTTTGCATGGAGGTGAAAGTTGGAGATGGAGTTACATTGGAATTCTTATATGTTTGGGTGCCTTTGCATTTACTTTGGAGATTTTCACATGGATTAAATTTATCATGGTGAAATGGCACAACCACAATAATAATAGGGCAAATCAGCAAAATAAAGATTAG
- the LOC123924321 gene encoding ribonuclease 3-like protein 2 codes for MTTTMEASVTAVEKIISYKFKNKKLLEEALTHTSYPESVSYERLEFVGDAALGLAISNHLFLTYTSVDPRQLSLLRSANVSTEKLARAAVRCGLYRYVRHNTFCIVDKIREFVEAVEKEKDFSVVVYGGSVKAPKILADVMESVAAAVYVDVDFDLQKLWVIIRGLLEPIVTLDDLEQTPQPVTMLYESCQKSGKFLDIRQCRDGAKSTASVYVDGELVASASSDQRDIAKLDAVKIALQKLEPVLPTIPMTSDYCAGLDGPFEIKGAKQKLYAICGMKKWRKPGYSTEKDEGTSQNKKYVASVLIGTPVGRLKMLGDEKSRLKDAHNSAASLMIRALQQGKYI; via the exons ATGACGACAACAATGGAAGCTTCAGTTACAGCAGTCGAGAAAATAATCAGTTACAAATTCAAAAACAAGAAGCTTCTAGAAGAAGCCCTAACCCACACTTCATATCCAGAATCCGTTTCATACGAACGTCTCGAATTCGTCGGCGACGCCGCATTAGGTCTGGCCATCAGCAACCATCTTTTTCTCACTTACACCTCCGTTGACCCACGTCAACTCTCTCTTCTCCGTTCTGCTAATGTCAGTACGGAGAAACTCGCACGTGCCGCAGTTCGTTGTGGTTTATACCGTTACGTTCGTCATAATACGTTTTGTATTGTTGATAAGATTCGTGAGTTTGTTGAGGCGGTTGAGAAAGAGAAGGATTTTTCTGTTGTGGTTTATGGTGGATCGGTTAAAGCTCCGAAAATTCTGGCGGATGTTATGGAATCTGTTGCTGCTGCTGTTTATGTTGATGTTGATTTTGATCTTCAGAAATTATGGGtg ATAATAAGAGGTCTTTTGGAGCCAATAGTGACACTGGATGATCTGGAACAAACACCGCAACCGGTGACAATGCTCTACGAGAGCTGCCAAAAGAGTGGTAAATTTCTTGACATAAGACAATGCAGGGATGGTGCCAAAAGCACTGCCAGTGTCTATGTTGATGGAGAGTTGGTTGCATCCGCTTCCTCTGATCAAAGGGACATTGCAAAGCTTGATGCTGTCAAGATTGCTTTGCAAAAACTAGAACCTGTACTGCCTACCATTCCCATGACGTCGGACTATTGTGCCGGCCTTGATGGTCCATTTGAGATTAAAGGAGCCAAGCAGAAGTTATATGCAATTTGTGGGATGAAAAAGTGGCGTAAACCAGGATACAG CACTGAGAAAGATGAAGGTACTTCTCAGAACAAGAAATATGTTGCATCTGTTCTGATAGGCACTCCGGTTGGTAGACTCAAAATGTTAGGCGATGAAAAGTCTCGGCTGAAGGACGCACATAACTCTGCAGCTTCCTTGATGATTCGGGCCTTACAACAAGGCAAGTATATCTGA
- the LOC123923241 gene encoding uncharacterized protein LOC123923241 gives MNKVDKSQVIVLSFLAFLLVITPFLPSFLRPSYLYLIFNILIIALGVEAGLLSVFSEPSEDKKQHVSVFVTQKQTQKHVMLEQKEKEVSNMINNACFVSEEQNEKKPKVVEKSVSEKKIVFVGDSKLDKVKKSPSMPSIFFIDDGEDDLEVKYNDEEVIEVEDEICGVNGQELFAKAEAFIGNFYKQLKMQREECCA, from the coding sequence ATGAACAAAGTTGATAAATCTCAAGTTATAGTTCTCTCTTTCCTAGCTTTTCTTCTTGTGATCACACCCTTTTTACCTTCCTTTCTAAGACCTAGTTACCTTTACTTAATCTTCAACATCCTTATCATTGCACTTGGAGTCGAAGCCGGACTTCTATCGGTGTTCTCTGAGCCTTCAGAAGACAAAAAGCAACATGTTTCTGTGTTTGTTACGCAAAAACAGACACAGAAACATGTAATGCTAgaacaaaaagagaaagaagtaTCTAACATGATTAACAATGCATGTTTTGTCTCAGAGgaacaaaatgaaaagaagCCTAAGGTTGTTGAAAAATCTGTATCTGAGAAGAAGATTGTATTTGTTGGTGATAGTAAACTTGATAAGGTGAAAAAATCTCCTTCAATgccaagtattttttttatagatgatgGAGAAGATGATTTAGAAGTGAAATATAATGATGAGGAGGTTATTGAAGTAGAAGATGAGATTTGTGGTGTTAATGGACAAGAACTTTTTGCAAAAGCTGAAGCTTTTATTGGAAATTTCTACAAGCAATTGAAGATGCAAAGAGAAGAGTGTTGTGCTTAA